A single Montipora foliosa isolate CH-2021 chromosome 7, ASM3666993v2, whole genome shotgun sequence DNA region contains:
- the LOC138010067 gene encoding uncharacterized protein, translating into MSSQIEDNVSKCSVCSQFQKAQAREPMWIEVAKLDDLTSNNVICHLKSQFARYGIPDEFISDNGPQYASSAFKEFSRSYGFLHTTSSPLYPQSNGEAERAVQTIENLLKKVQDPYKALLNYRNTPLVGIGLSPAQILMGGRLGTSLPTNAELLKPRGAPEIKQHLEKIKEREKFYYDKHCRKELPPLAKGDKVALKQDKKWVQATVVNKYHTPRSYVVQTPEGQKYRRNRRHLNTSKVSRSLNNESEENSRAGQASSPTCSRTNHHGRLRETGVMSDQGLKPTMGTRSGRLVKQPTYLKDYEQ; encoded by the exons ATGTCCTCCCAGATTGAAGATAATGTGTCCAAGTGTTCTGTATGTAGCCAGTTCCAAAAGGCTCAGGCTAGGGAGCCAATG TGGATAGAAGTTGCAAAGCTAGATGACCTAACCAGTAACAATGTTATCTGTCACCTGAAGAGTCAATTTGCCAGGTATGGCATTCCTGATGAATTTATCAGTGACAATGGTCCCCAGTACGCGAGTTCAGCATTCAAAGAGTTTAGCAGGAGTTACGGTTTTTTGCACACCACGTCAAGCCCCCTATATCCGCAATCCAACGGTGAAGCTGAAAGAGCTGTGCAAACCATTGAGAACCTCCTAAAGAAAGTACAAGATCCCTACAAGGCCTTACTAAATTACAGAAACACTCCCTTGGTTGGAATAGGCTTGTCTCCCGCTCAAATTCTTATGGGCGGCAGACTCGGAACCTCTCTTCCAACTAATGCTGAGCTTCTAAAGCCACGAGGAGCCCCAGAAATTAAGCAGCACCTTGAGAAGATCAAAGAGAGAGAGAAGTTCTACTACGATAAGCACTGTCGCAAAGAATTGCCGCCTCTAGCCAAAGGTGACAAGGTGGCTCTCAAGCAAGATAAGAAATGGGTCCAAGCAACAGTGGTCAACAAGTATCACACGCCCAGGTCATATGTCGTCCAGACACCCGAGGGTCAGAAGTACAGGAGAAATAGGAGACATCTGAATACGAGCAAGGTATCACGGTCACTAAACAATGAGTCAGAAGAAAATTCACGAGCTGGTCAAGCGAGTTCGCCAACATGTTCCCGCACTAACCATCATGGTAGACTCCGCGAAACAGGAGTGATGTCTGATCAGGGACTAAAACCAACAATGGGCACTCGTTCCGGTCGACTGGTCAAGCAGCCTACATACCTCAAAGACTATGAACAATGA